Proteins encoded within one genomic window of Granulicella pectinivorans:
- a CDS encoding ABC transporter ATP-binding protein translates to MGVKRILRLLKYMRPYVVYSLASVVLMATVGAMAAFRLLLVKPIFDKVLKPDIPNDEVLVFEVPHMHRTLDLHFLVPSHFHNAWTIMAYALVMSAVVKSVCDYAGTYLVNYAGFGMITDLRNDLYNAILRRSMSFFQKHSTGQLLSTLINDIEKVQVAMSAVLGEFLQQFFTLVFLIGVAIFYGGRLSWVLLLFVPVIISSARRIGRRVRQTTRRGQDKLADIQNILHETITGNSIVKAFGMELWEMDRFRGAARKLFRANLKSVSVQAISSPLMDALGSVAIALLLYLGRTEILRGEMSIGSFMSFIIAVFTLYDPVRKFAQFYNSFQQALGASEDIFRFMDAQDDVREKKRAAVLKEFQDRFEFDNVEFGYEVDGEIRPVLRGITLKVERGEVIALVGPSGAGKSSLVNLIPRFFDVTSGAIRIDGYDVRNLTLESLRKQIGKVTQETVLFNDTVRNNIAYGQPDVPMERVIEAAKMALAHDFILRMPEGYDTVVGEKGARLSGGERQRLAIARAILKNAPILILDEATSALDTESEAYVQAALANLMQGRTVFVIAHRLSTVRRATRIVVIEAGQITEIGSHEELMTHSGTYRRLHDLQFKDGDKEPVTVVEGVA, encoded by the coding sequence CGTTTGCTGAAGTACATGCGGCCTTATGTGGTGTATTCGCTGGCCTCGGTTGTTTTGATGGCGACCGTGGGGGCGATGGCGGCGTTCCGCCTCTTGCTGGTCAAACCCATCTTCGACAAGGTGTTGAAGCCGGACATTCCGAACGACGAAGTGCTGGTGTTCGAGGTGCCGCATATGCACAGGACGCTGGATCTGCATTTCCTTGTGCCTTCGCACTTCCACAATGCGTGGACGATCATGGCCTATGCGCTGGTGATGTCTGCGGTGGTGAAGTCGGTGTGCGACTATGCGGGCACGTACCTGGTGAACTATGCCGGGTTCGGCATGATTACGGATTTGCGGAACGACTTGTATAACGCGATTCTGCGGCGGTCGATGAGCTTCTTTCAGAAGCATTCGACGGGGCAACTGCTTTCGACGCTGATCAATGACATCGAGAAGGTTCAGGTCGCGATGTCGGCGGTTCTGGGCGAGTTCCTGCAGCAGTTCTTTACGTTGGTGTTTTTGATCGGCGTGGCGATCTTCTATGGCGGCCGTCTGAGCTGGGTGCTTCTGCTGTTTGTACCGGTGATCATCTCGTCGGCACGGCGCATTGGACGGCGGGTGCGGCAGACAACGCGGCGTGGGCAGGACAAGCTCGCGGATATTCAGAACATCCTGCACGAGACGATCACAGGTAACAGTATCGTGAAGGCGTTTGGGATGGAGCTTTGGGAGATGGACCGATTTCGCGGGGCGGCTCGGAAGCTGTTCCGGGCCAACCTGAAATCGGTGAGTGTGCAGGCGATCAGCTCGCCGCTGATGGATGCGCTGGGGTCGGTGGCGATTGCGCTTCTGCTGTACCTGGGCCGGACGGAGATTTTGCGCGGCGAGATGTCGATCGGATCGTTCATGTCGTTCATCATCGCCGTGTTTACGCTGTATGATCCGGTTCGTAAATTCGCCCAGTTCTACAATAGCTTTCAGCAGGCGCTGGGAGCGAGCGAAGACATCTTCCGGTTTATGGATGCGCAGGACGATGTGCGGGAGAAGAAACGGGCCGCGGTGCTGAAGGAGTTCCAGGACCGCTTCGAGTTCGACAACGTCGAGTTTGGCTATGAGGTCGACGGCGAGATCAGGCCAGTGCTGCGGGGCATCACCCTGAAGGTGGAGCGGGGTGAGGTGATTGCGCTGGTGGGGCCGAGCGGCGCGGGGAAGAGCTCGCTGGTGAACCTGATTCCGCGGTTCTTCGATGTGACGTCGGGGGCGATCCGGATCGATGGGTATGATGTGCGCAATTTGACGCTGGAGAGTTTGCGCAAACAGATTGGGAAAGTCACGCAGGAGACGGTGCTGTTCAACGATACGGTGCGGAACAACATTGCGTATGGCCAGCCGGATGTGCCGATGGAGAGGGTGATCGAGGCAGCAAAGATGGCGTTGGCGCACGACTTCATTCTGCGGATGCCGGAGGGATATGACACGGTGGTCGGCGAGAAGGGCGCGCGGTTGAGCGGGGGCGAGCGTCAGAGGCTGGCGATTGCGCGGGCGATTTTAAAGAATGCTCCGATCTTGATTCTGGATGAGGCTACGAGCGCGCTGGACACAGAGAGCGAGGCGTATGTGCAGGCGGCGCTCGCGAACCTGATGCAGGGACGTACTGTGTTTGTGATTGCGCACCGGCTTTCGACGGTGCGGAGAGCGACGCGGATCGTGGTGATTGAGGCGGGTCAGATTACGGAGATCGGGTCGCACGAGGAGCTGATGACGCACTCGGGGACGTATCGCCGGCTGCACGATCTGCAATTCAAGGATGGGGACAAGGAACCGGTGACGGTGGTGGAGGGCGTGGCGTGA